In Neorhodopirellula lusitana, the following are encoded in one genomic region:
- a CDS encoding DUF481 domain-containing protein — protein sequence MNTHPKLNHVALVSLIASLFVMTHLLSSVVTSTASAQGWKSGQANWNGSGYQYPPTPAPMAAPETASSMLALPTNQVPSINELPDEWTAEFGLSESSLDLPVLESPTMSPPVLGQASAKVPVEALPLTDGAVGSGTYDGSMPMGNAIADGETFDHPPLEEEVVQWYQVPWRWISKGWENHAEFGLDGSSGNADTLAIQTGLEMKRKTKKYTLALDFDYRQASANNATTEDNGRFNLDYDRLFDDSPWSLFGKFGMEFDEFKSFDLRLNMNGGLGYYWIRNDKTNIVTRFGAGASKEIGSPDDDWVPEAVFGFEADHQLSARQKVKAKIDYFPAWDDFSNYRLVTDLAWETLIDSSENLSLRLSLTDRYDSTPQGAKPNDFYYSALLLYKF from the coding sequence TTGAACACTCATCCTAAGCTCAATCACGTGGCGTTGGTGTCACTGATCGCATCCCTGTTTGTGATGACACACCTTTTGAGCAGTGTCGTAACATCCACTGCGTCAGCCCAAGGTTGGAAGTCAGGCCAAGCCAATTGGAACGGCTCGGGGTATCAGTACCCGCCGACGCCAGCACCGATGGCAGCCCCGGAAACAGCTTCGAGCATGCTGGCCTTGCCCACGAATCAGGTTCCCTCAATCAACGAACTGCCGGATGAATGGACGGCTGAGTTTGGCTTGTCGGAAAGCTCTCTCGATTTGCCGGTGTTGGAATCTCCCACGATGTCGCCACCCGTACTCGGGCAGGCTTCCGCAAAGGTACCCGTTGAGGCACTGCCGTTGACCGATGGCGCGGTTGGGTCAGGGACCTACGATGGTTCCATGCCCATGGGTAACGCGATCGCCGACGGAGAAACGTTTGACCATCCGCCGCTGGAAGAAGAGGTGGTGCAGTGGTATCAAGTTCCTTGGCGCTGGATTAGCAAAGGCTGGGAAAACCACGCTGAGTTTGGCTTGGATGGCAGCAGCGGGAACGCCGACACGCTGGCAATCCAAACCGGTCTGGAAATGAAACGCAAAACCAAGAAGTACACCTTGGCACTCGACTTCGATTACCGGCAAGCGAGCGCGAACAACGCTACAACGGAAGACAACGGGCGTTTCAACCTCGACTATGACCGACTCTTTGACGACTCCCCCTGGAGCTTGTTTGGCAAGTTCGGGATGGAGTTCGATGAGTTCAAGTCGTTCGACTTGCGTCTGAACATGAACGGCGGTTTAGGCTACTACTGGATCCGCAATGACAAAACCAACATCGTCACTCGCTTCGGTGCTGGTGCGTCGAAGGAAATCGGTTCACCGGATGATGACTGGGTTCCGGAAGCCGTGTTCGGCTTTGAAGCAGACCACCAATTGTCGGCGCGGCAAAAAGTCAAAGCCAAGATTGACTACTTCCCTGCGTGGGATGACTTTAGCAACTACCGGTTGGTAACCGACTTGGCATGGGAAACGCTGATCGATAGCAGCGAGAATCTTTCGCTGCGTTTATCGCTGACAGATCGCTACGACAGCACACCGCAAGGTGCTAAGCCGAACGACTTCTATTACTCCGCACTGTTGCTTTACAAGTTCTAG
- a CDS encoding transcriptional regulator, giving the protein MTKIAANQPKLNDETPVELQEMAAAIEALPPRYRDAVAPALARVVECSTRRRRILNLVQEALSQLRLDMKYLIFDLEATRRERDEYKEQLEQNGNL; this is encoded by the coding sequence ATGACCAAGATCGCCGCCAACCAACCAAAGCTCAACGACGAAACCCCAGTCGAACTGCAAGAAATGGCTGCCGCCATCGAAGCACTTCCACCCCGCTACCGCGACGCAGTGGCACCCGCTTTGGCACGAGTGGTTGAGTGCAGCACTCGCCGTCGCCGCATCCTGAACCTGGTCCAAGAAGCCCTCTCGCAATTGCGATTGGACATGAAGTACCTGATCTTCGATCTGGAAGCGACCCGCCGCGAACGAGACGAATACAAAGAACAGCTCGAGCAAAACGGCAATCTGTAG
- a CDS encoding extracellular solute-binding protein encodes MRFVFLGFLLACVGLVGCVPRSEKDVVVYSALDEDFAFPMLDAFERKVDYDINVISKFDVESTKTVGLVNQIMAEQDRARCDLFWNNEILHTVRLQKLGLLARHDWQVPKDWPVDMIASDSTWCGFAARARVLLVNTDRLKSAVDSAESGKSAVYPSSVSELSDAKWKDDCAIARPLFGTTATHFAVLRELLGREAALAQLQAIADNALVLSGNKQVAQAVSAGRVAWGLTDTDDAMIEKDLGYPVEIVFPDQQPDQLGALRIPNTLAILKNAPHPVAASRLADYLMTPETEDRLAMGRSSQLPISKESKFPPAVLPSTPVRWMRADFEAAAEGWDEWAADVARIYADQ; translated from the coding sequence ATGAGATTTGTATTTTTGGGATTCTTGCTGGCCTGCGTGGGCTTGGTTGGATGCGTGCCACGAAGCGAGAAGGATGTGGTGGTCTATTCGGCGCTGGATGAGGATTTTGCCTTTCCGATGCTGGACGCTTTTGAGCGGAAGGTGGACTACGACATCAACGTGATCAGCAAGTTTGACGTGGAATCCACCAAGACGGTTGGGTTGGTCAACCAGATCATGGCGGAGCAGGATCGTGCCCGTTGTGATCTGTTTTGGAACAATGAAATTCTGCATACCGTGCGGTTGCAAAAGTTGGGTTTGCTGGCCCGCCATGATTGGCAGGTGCCCAAGGACTGGCCTGTCGACATGATCGCGAGCGATTCGACTTGGTGTGGCTTCGCGGCCCGGGCACGGGTGTTGTTGGTGAACACGGATCGTTTGAAGTCGGCCGTGGATTCGGCTGAGTCAGGGAAGTCGGCGGTGTATCCCAGTAGCGTTTCCGAGCTTTCCGATGCAAAGTGGAAGGATGACTGCGCCATCGCACGTCCTTTGTTTGGAACGACGGCAACACACTTTGCGGTGTTGCGGGAGTTGCTAGGCCGGGAGGCTGCGTTGGCGCAGTTGCAGGCGATTGCTGACAATGCATTGGTACTTTCGGGCAACAAGCAAGTCGCACAGGCCGTGTCCGCTGGGCGTGTGGCTTGGGGCCTGACGGACACGGACGATGCGATGATCGAAAAGGACCTGGGCTATCCGGTGGAAATCGTGTTCCCGGACCAGCAGCCCGATCAGCTTGGCGCGTTGCGGATCCCCAACACGCTGGCGATTCTAAAGAACGCTCCGCACCCCGTCGCTGCTTCTCGCTTGGCTGACTATTTGATGACGCCAGAGACGGAGGACCGGTTGGCGATGGGGCGTAGCAGCCAGTTGCCGATCAGCAAGGAAAGCAAATTCCCGCCCGCCGTTTTGCCCTCGACTCCAGTTCGTTGGATGCGCGCCGATTTCGAAGCGGCTGCTGAAGGTTGGGACGAGTGGGCGGCCGATGTGGCTCGGATTTATGCGGATCAGTGA
- the tadA gene encoding tRNA adenosine(34) deaminase TadA, whose product MLIEYEENPLIDFDLHWMGRAIELAQSAAIADEVPVGAVIVRGGMMIGGAANEREALHDPTAHAEMIAITQAAAAIEDWRLEDATLFVTLEPCLMCAGAILQARVPRVVFGASDPKAGAVTSMYQVLNDDRLNHQCEVTAGVMGDRCGRMLTEFFASKRAMGKK is encoded by the coding sequence ATGTTGATTGAATATGAAGAGAATCCGCTGATCGATTTTGACCTGCACTGGATGGGGCGGGCGATCGAGTTGGCCCAGTCGGCGGCGATCGCGGATGAGGTGCCTGTCGGGGCGGTCATCGTGCGCGGCGGCATGATGATCGGTGGCGCCGCGAACGAGCGGGAAGCGTTGCATGATCCGACCGCGCACGCGGAAATGATTGCGATCACGCAGGCTGCGGCGGCAATCGAGGACTGGCGACTGGAAGACGCCACTTTGTTCGTGACTCTCGAACCTTGTTTGATGTGCGCGGGTGCCATCTTGCAAGCACGTGTCCCGAGGGTGGTCTTCGGTGCCAGTGATCCGAAAGCGGGGGCAGTGACCAGCATGTATCAAGTTTTGAATGACGACCGGTTGAACCATCAATGCGAAGTGACCGCTGGCGTGATGGGTGATCGTTGCGGCCGGATGCTGACGGAGTTCTTTGCGTCCAAGCGAGCGATGGGGAAGAAGTAG
- a CDS encoding family 16 glycoside hydrolase → MSPVSCILASTLSENRHMQSYFKSGFHIVAVAFLGLLVCPVSGRCQEALTKAPVMAVGTAATEGLSGKSEPVSAFKLTHQFQPVVSLWESASFGGDGVVEFKEMDSSETRQAEKREEPATPQAESGDSGKAEPHLLAAAKGPKQANQLIELGMGYPMTGVRWTGEMPRENYEIKLQARRVDGFDFFVAVTFPVGKEYCSFVLGGWGGGTVGLSSIDGNDAANNETSQYKEFEQGTWYDVRVRVDEKKIQCWIDDEEWVSVEREPHEFEVRIEMDPCLPLGLANFQCQSEVRSIQMRTLSK, encoded by the coding sequence ATGTCTCCTGTATCGTGCATCCTTGCCTCCACCCTATCCGAAAACCGACACATGCAGAGTTATTTTAAGTCCGGCTTCCACATCGTTGCCGTGGCCTTCCTGGGACTCCTAGTTTGCCCAGTTTCAGGTCGTTGCCAAGAGGCTTTGACTAAGGCCCCAGTAATGGCGGTGGGGACTGCCGCTACCGAGGGTTTATCGGGAAAGTCCGAGCCGGTATCGGCTTTCAAGTTGACCCACCAGTTTCAGCCTGTCGTTTCGCTGTGGGAATCGGCCTCTTTCGGTGGTGATGGCGTTGTCGAGTTCAAAGAAATGGATTCCTCGGAAACTCGACAAGCCGAAAAACGGGAGGAGCCGGCAACTCCGCAGGCTGAAAGCGGTGACTCTGGAAAAGCCGAACCGCACTTGCTCGCTGCAGCCAAGGGACCCAAGCAGGCTAACCAGCTGATCGAGTTGGGGATGGGGTATCCCATGACTGGTGTTCGGTGGACCGGCGAGATGCCAAGGGAGAACTACGAGATTAAGTTGCAGGCACGTCGAGTCGACGGCTTCGATTTCTTCGTCGCGGTGACCTTCCCCGTAGGCAAAGAATATTGCTCGTTCGTACTGGGCGGTTGGGGCGGCGGGACCGTCGGGCTCAGCAGCATTGATGGCAACGATGCGGCGAACAATGAAACGTCTCAGTACAAGGAGTTCGAGCAAGGGACCTGGTATGACGTTCGCGTTCGCGTCGACGAGAAGAAGATCCAGTGCTGGATCGACGACGAGGAATGGGTCAGCGTCGAACGGGAACCGCATGAATTTGAGGTGCGGATTGAAATGGATCCGTGCCTGCCGCTGGGGCTGGCGAACTTTCAGTGCCAAAGTGAAGTTCGTTCGATCCAAATGCGAACGTTGTCCAAGTAG
- a CDS encoding VanZ family protein: MFTGTHLPKIPRAMPRINDKILHFSAFFGLAMLLCYCTNSRRLLKRFGIIAAVCLTYGMLDEWTQSFVRGRSTDIYDFAADATGTLLAISLYATVRVIWGRRSPSFRTAAEAS, encoded by the coding sequence ATGTTCACCGGCACGCACCTACCTAAAATCCCCCGGGCAATGCCGCGCATTAACGACAAAATCCTGCACTTTTCGGCGTTCTTCGGGCTCGCGATGCTGTTGTGCTACTGCACGAACTCCCGGCGACTTCTGAAGCGATTCGGCATTATCGCAGCAGTTTGCCTGACCTACGGGATGCTCGATGAGTGGACGCAATCGTTCGTCCGCGGACGCAGCACCGACATCTACGACTTCGCCGCCGACGCGACCGGAACGCTGCTAGCAATCAGTCTCTACGCCACGGTCCGAGTGATCTGGGGCCGCCGATCACCCAGTTTCAGGACCGCCGCCGAAGCCTCCTAG
- a CDS encoding ABC transporter permease: MPEHAPISNNKSPTDGANSTNVGESSSEEWDLIIRPHASLLTLQLGEVWRYRDLLYLFVRRDIVSFYKQTILGPLWFVIQPLMTTAIYVLVFGQIAGLSTDGLPQTLFYLCGITFWNYFADCFNKTSTVFRDNANLFGKVYFPRLITPLSIVAANLIRFAIQFSLFALVAGYYYWQGKASMQPTVLLFPILVANMAVLGLGLGMLFSALTTKYRDMMFAVQFGVQLLMYATPVIYPFSQIPERFRPLLAWNPLAPIFETARHGFLGAGSFSPLGLVYSITVATIVFVVATLIFNRVERTFMDTV; encoded by the coding sequence TTGCCCGAACACGCCCCGATATCGAACAACAAGTCGCCCACAGACGGAGCAAACAGCACCAATGTTGGAGAATCCTCGTCGGAGGAGTGGGACCTGATCATTCGGCCTCACGCTTCGTTGCTGACGCTGCAACTTGGAGAGGTTTGGCGATATCGGGACCTGCTATACCTATTCGTCCGCCGTGACATTGTTTCGTTTTACAAACAAACGATCCTGGGACCGCTATGGTTCGTGATTCAACCGTTGATGACCACAGCCATTTACGTGCTGGTCTTCGGCCAAATTGCTGGCCTGTCCACTGACGGCCTACCACAAACACTGTTCTACCTTTGCGGAATCACGTTCTGGAACTATTTCGCAGACTGCTTCAACAAGACGTCGACGGTGTTCCGGGATAACGCGAATCTTTTTGGCAAGGTTTACTTCCCCCGCCTGATCACGCCCCTGTCAATCGTCGCTGCCAATCTGATCCGTTTCGCGATCCAGTTTTCCCTCTTCGCTTTGGTCGCCGGCTATTACTACTGGCAAGGCAAAGCCAGCATGCAGCCGACTGTCCTACTGTTTCCAATCTTGGTGGCGAACATGGCCGTGCTAGGACTAGGGCTGGGCATGCTTTTCTCAGCCCTGACCACCAAGTATCGCGACATGATGTTTGCGGTGCAGTTTGGGGTGCAGTTGCTGATGTACGCGACCCCGGTGATTTACCCATTCTCACAAATCCCCGAACGGTTTCGGCCACTGCTAGCTTGGAACCCACTCGCCCCCATATTCGAAACGGCGAGGCATGGATTCCTGGGCGCCGGCTCATTCAGCCCACTTGGGCTCGTGTATTCCATCACCGTTGCGACCATCGTATTCGTGGTTGCGACACTGATCTTCAACCGGGTTGAACGAACATTCATGGATACGGTCTAA
- a CDS encoding ABC transporter ATP-binding protein yields the protein MSTAIRFENVSKQYRLGEVGSGTIADDLKRGWAKLRGRPDPLATIDISHSIKQHHPDPSLKNAYTWALRDVSLSIEQGDILGIIGKNGAGKSTLLKLLSRVTAPTSGIIKAKGRIASLLEVGTGFHPELTGRENIFLNGTILGMQRLEIARRLDEIIEFSGCTKYIDTPVKRYSSGMLVRLGFAVAAHLLCEILIVDEVLAVGDHDFQTKCIGKMKEVSQRGRTVIVVSHNMGSINSLCDRCVVMSGGQIAYDGSVDTAVGTYLESNLSQDNSLVPQANAECWFETIVTTDTEGVPAREFGFQQPINIRFSCKLELPIQGLELAICVTSHLGTTVFWTSRSHSMPDALVAGKHTFQVQVPPSFLCPGTYYLSLAAHIPNNRVIQHLESVSSFSVAETGSPYYQYAGQDIGVVNCQCDWKSIKIQ from the coding sequence ATGTCGACTGCAATCCGATTCGAGAATGTCTCCAAGCAATATCGCCTCGGCGAGGTGGGCTCCGGCACGATCGCTGACGACCTGAAGCGAGGATGGGCAAAGCTAAGAGGCAGGCCAGATCCCTTGGCGACCATTGACATCAGCCATTCGATCAAACAACACCACCCAGACCCTTCACTCAAAAATGCGTACACCTGGGCATTGCGTGATGTGTCACTTTCAATCGAGCAAGGCGACATCCTTGGAATCATCGGCAAAAACGGGGCAGGAAAAAGCACACTCCTTAAACTGCTATCACGGGTGACCGCGCCCACAAGCGGAATCATCAAGGCAAAAGGACGTATCGCGAGTCTGCTCGAGGTAGGAACTGGATTTCATCCTGAACTGACAGGCCGGGAGAACATTTTCCTAAATGGCACCATCTTAGGTATGCAACGATTGGAAATCGCCAGGCGTCTTGACGAGATCATTGAGTTTTCGGGATGTACGAAATACATCGACACCCCGGTCAAACGCTATAGCAGTGGCATGCTGGTACGACTTGGTTTCGCTGTCGCGGCACACCTTCTTTGCGAAATTCTGATCGTCGACGAAGTCCTTGCTGTTGGCGACCATGATTTCCAAACCAAATGCATCGGAAAGATGAAGGAAGTCTCCCAAAGAGGTCGCACTGTCATCGTCGTCAGCCACAACATGGGGTCAATCAACTCCCTATGCGATAGATGCGTCGTGATGAGCGGTGGCCAGATCGCGTACGATGGCTCCGTCGACACGGCAGTAGGCACCTACCTTGAATCCAACCTAAGCCAGGACAACTCACTAGTCCCTCAAGCCAATGCTGAATGCTGGTTTGAAACGATCGTGACGACCGACACAGAGGGCGTACCAGCCAGAGAATTTGGCTTTCAGCAGCCAATTAACATCCGATTTTCGTGCAAACTCGAACTTCCAATCCAAGGCTTGGAGCTTGCTATCTGCGTTACCTCCCATCTCGGAACAACTGTTTTCTGGACATCTCGGTCTCATTCGATGCCTGACGCACTGGTGGCAGGCAAACACACCTTTCAAGTTCAAGTACCACCAAGTTTCCTTTGCCCTGGAACCTACTACCTTTCCTTGGCAGCACATATTCCAAACAACCGAGTCATCCAGCACCTAGAATCGGTTTCGAGCTTCTCCGTCGCCGAGACAGGAAGCCCCTACTACCAATATGCCGGACAGGACATCGGGGTGGTCAACTGCCAATGCGATTGGAAAAGCATCAAAATCCAATAG
- a CDS encoding FkbM family methyltransferase: MIHRLVKQFLSESTNPGIPNNLVNTSNEDVMLAIGVLLSNQQTLSQSSNINDHEFRIFSQFGDDGIIQYLTQNIKIENEVFIEFGVENYTESNTRFLMMNNNWSGFIMDASDDDIASLQSRDWYWKHNLTHQAVFIDRDNINELLRNTGFSNIGLLHIDIDGNDYHVFMAIDLSELNPALIILEYNSVFGNKRPISIPYDKHFDRTKAHYSNLYWGASLPALCYAASQRGYALVGCNKAGNNAYFVRNDLLNDKVRELTVAEAFQESKFRESRNRDYSLSYLAGKDRIKLIQGQQVLNVVSNELETL; this comes from the coding sequence GTGATTCACCGTCTCGTGAAACAATTCTTAAGCGAAAGCACGAACCCGGGCATTCCAAATAACCTTGTAAACACCAGCAACGAAGACGTTATGCTGGCAATTGGTGTCCTATTGTCCAACCAACAAACCCTATCTCAATCGTCCAACATTAACGATCATGAATTCCGCATTTTCAGCCAATTCGGCGATGACGGAATCATCCAATACCTCACTCAGAACATCAAAATAGAAAACGAAGTATTCATCGAATTTGGCGTCGAGAATTACACTGAGTCGAACACTCGCTTCTTGATGATGAATAACAACTGGTCGGGATTCATTATGGATGCCTCCGATGATGACATCGCTAGTTTACAATCTCGAGATTGGTACTGGAAACACAACCTTACACACCAAGCGGTATTCATTGACCGCGACAACATCAACGAACTACTCCGCAACACGGGATTCTCAAATATCGGTCTGTTACATATCGATATTGACGGCAACGATTACCATGTTTTCATGGCGATTGATTTGTCCGAACTCAATCCGGCCCTAATCATACTGGAGTACAACAGTGTCTTTGGAAACAAGAGACCAATCTCCATCCCATACGACAAGCATTTTGATCGCACTAAAGCCCACTACAGCAATCTGTATTGGGGGGCATCCCTACCCGCCCTTTGCTACGCTGCATCCCAAAGAGGATACGCACTCGTGGGCTGTAACAAAGCGGGGAACAATGCATACTTCGTTCGCAATGACCTACTGAACGACAAGGTGCGTGAACTCACCGTGGCCGAAGCATTCCAAGAAAGCAAATTTAGAGAAAGCCGCAACCGAGACTACTCGCTCTCGTACCTGGCCGGCAAAGACCGAATCAAACTAATCCAGGGTCAACAAGTGCTAAACGTGGTTTCTAACGAACTGGAAACCCTGTAA
- a CDS encoding glycosyltransferase family 4 protein, which translates to MIAEDYFIQYPTLEPQLENKRICLESTDAVLAISEETKSRVVSHFPALTDKVVVALLGSEHLHRTTPSKSAQATKRKPFVLFLGNRGLYKNFRCLTQAVASATWPSELDVVVAGKPFSENEKYYLRVNNLLERFQNVGYVTDNEIAALLQTARCLVFPSLAEGFGLPVVESQINSCPAVLSDLPVFHEVAGEGAVFIDPNNPVSLAAGVRSLNDLDCQLLIDRGLENTLRFNWDQTAALTLQCYQNFYR; encoded by the coding sequence ATGATTGCGGAAGACTATTTCATTCAGTACCCAACGCTAGAACCACAGCTAGAAAACAAAAGGATCTGCTTGGAATCGACTGATGCGGTCCTGGCGATTTCTGAAGAAACCAAATCTCGCGTCGTTTCTCACTTTCCTGCACTAACAGACAAGGTCGTTGTGGCCTTACTTGGCTCTGAACATCTACACCGCACAACCCCAAGCAAGTCCGCCCAAGCAACAAAAAGAAAGCCGTTTGTGCTTTTCCTTGGCAATCGCGGGCTCTATAAGAACTTCCGGTGTCTTACACAGGCCGTTGCTTCGGCAACCTGGCCGAGTGAACTTGACGTAGTGGTTGCTGGAAAGCCTTTCAGTGAAAACGAAAAGTACTACCTACGCGTGAACAATCTCCTGGAAAGATTCCAGAACGTTGGATACGTAACGGACAACGAAATCGCAGCTCTGCTCCAAACAGCGAGATGCCTGGTGTTTCCGAGTCTTGCCGAGGGTTTCGGACTGCCAGTAGTTGAATCGCAAATTAATTCATGCCCAGCAGTTCTAAGCGACCTACCAGTTTTCCATGAAGTTGCAGGTGAGGGAGCCGTTTTCATTGACCCAAACAACCCTGTGTCACTGGCAGCTGGCGTTCGCTCGCTCAACGACCTCGATTGCCAATTACTCATAGACAGAGGACTAGAAAACACGCTGCGTTTCAACTGGGACCAAACAGCTGCTTTGACGCTTCAGTGCTATCAAAACTTTTACCGATAA
- a CDS encoding glycosyltransferase: MPSLNTRRFLEDRRSSIQSQTFRDWELIIVDDGSTDGSWDFFEQWQRDDDRVKLFNGPQKGLYPGWNDAIRRATGEYVYIATSDDTMAPDCLDKMVGALKQYPKCDLAHCSLRVIGEDGGEAKCDWYPDGPFVKSSQELLDCRHVRHAPFDGLLHLTGASVYASITQLLIRRSVFDRVGMFESTWGPMSDFNWNMRASLLCSTIHVPDTWGGWRLHPNQATAQTTNTDFYETVQQMIDHAIAETAPSLPSSIRKPLQETWNGYFNERRFWWLSEKHSKRDRLWKLLRRLAAGSPVARDYVAWRLGFSEDFALEPVDLLKKWYRQQGFHEPLQRVT; encoded by the coding sequence TTGCCCTCCCTGAACACGCGGCGGTTTCTTGAAGATCGCAGGTCGTCGATTCAGTCGCAAACGTTTCGTGACTGGGAACTGATTATCGTGGACGACGGGTCCACTGATGGGTCCTGGGATTTCTTCGAGCAGTGGCAACGTGACGATGACCGTGTCAAGCTTTTCAACGGCCCGCAAAAGGGGCTATACCCGGGCTGGAATGATGCTATCCGAAGGGCGACGGGAGAGTATGTTTACATCGCTACCAGCGACGACACGATGGCACCTGACTGCTTGGACAAGATGGTCGGTGCTTTAAAACAATACCCGAAGTGTGACTTGGCGCATTGCTCGCTGCGAGTGATTGGCGAAGATGGCGGCGAAGCAAAATGCGATTGGTATCCAGACGGGCCGTTCGTCAAGAGCTCGCAAGAGTTGCTGGATTGCCGGCACGTGCGGCATGCCCCCTTCGACGGCCTGCTTCACCTGACCGGGGCAAGTGTTTACGCATCAATCACGCAGCTGTTGATTCGCCGTAGCGTTTTTGACCGCGTTGGGATGTTTGAATCCACCTGGGGCCCCATGAGCGATTTCAATTGGAACATGAGAGCATCCCTTTTATGCAGTACGATTCATGTGCCCGATACATGGGGCGGCTGGCGTCTGCATCCAAACCAGGCGACCGCGCAAACGACAAATACGGATTTCTATGAGACCGTCCAGCAGATGATTGATCATGCAATTGCCGAAACTGCACCTTCGCTTCCAAGCTCGATTCGCAAACCGTTGCAAGAAACCTGGAATGGCTATTTCAATGAAAGACGATTTTGGTGGCTCTCCGAGAAGCACTCGAAGCGAGACCGGCTCTGGAAACTCTTGCGTCGACTAGCCGCCGGAAGCCCTGTGGCCAGAGACTACGTCGCTTGGCGATTGGGCTTCTCCGAAGACTTCGCATTGGAACCGGTTGACCTGCTCAAGAAGTGGTATCGCCAACAAGGTTTCCATGAACCATTGCAACGGGTCACTTAG